The following proteins are co-located in the Trichormus variabilis 0441 genome:
- a CDS encoding glycosyltransferase family 4 protein has product MRIALFTETFLPKVDGIVTRLRHTVDHLQRLGNEVLVIAPDGGVTEHKGAKVYGVSGFPLPLYPELKMALPRPAIGYALEEFQPDIIHVVNPAVLGLSGIFYSKVQKIPLVASYHTHLPKYLQHYGLGMLEGLLWELLKGAHNQATLNLCTSTAMVAELSGHGIERVDLWQRGVDTELFHPDLASLEMRSHLSQNHPENPLLLYVGRLSAEKEIERIKPILEAIPQARLALVGDGPHRQALEKHFSGTNTHFVGYLTGRELGAAFASADAFIFPSRTETLGLVLLEAMAAGCPVVAARSGGIPDIVTDGVNGYLFNPKADIQDAINATVRLLENAQERDTIRQNARREAERWGWAAATRQLQDYYQKVLITENLAKVS; this is encoded by the coding sequence ATGAGAATTGCCTTATTCACCGAAACTTTTTTGCCTAAGGTTGACGGTATTGTGACACGCTTGCGCCACACCGTTGATCATCTACAACGTCTGGGAAATGAAGTTTTAGTGATTGCCCCTGATGGGGGAGTTACTGAACACAAAGGAGCGAAAGTTTACGGCGTTAGCGGCTTTCCCTTGCCTCTGTATCCAGAGTTAAAAATGGCACTTCCTCGCCCAGCTATTGGTTACGCCTTAGAAGAGTTTCAACCAGATATTATTCATGTTGTGAATCCGGCGGTCTTAGGTTTGTCAGGAATTTTTTACAGTAAAGTCCAAAAAATTCCCTTAGTAGCTTCTTACCATACTCATCTACCCAAATATCTCCAACATTATGGTTTAGGAATGCTGGAAGGGTTGCTGTGGGAACTGCTAAAAGGAGCGCACAATCAAGCCACCTTAAATCTTTGTACTTCCACCGCGATGGTGGCAGAACTATCAGGACACGGTATCGAACGAGTGGATTTATGGCAAAGAGGAGTAGACACAGAATTATTTCACCCTGATTTAGCCAGCTTAGAGATGCGATCGCACCTCTCACAAAACCACCCAGAAAACCCCCTATTATTATATGTAGGTCGTCTTTCTGCCGAAAAAGAAATTGAGCGCATCAAACCCATCCTAGAAGCAATTCCCCAAGCGAGATTAGCCCTGGTGGGAGATGGCCCCCACCGCCAAGCATTAGAAAAACATTTCTCCGGTACAAATACTCATTTCGTCGGCTATCTCACAGGACGTGAATTAGGTGCGGCTTTCGCCAGCGCCGATGCCTTTATCTTTCCCTCTCGCACAGAAACCCTCGGTTTAGTATTACTAGAAGCAATGGCGGCTGGCTGTCCAGTAGTCGCAGCCCGTTCCGGCGGTATTCCTGATATAGTCACAGATGGGGTAAATGGTTATCTTTTCAACCCAAAAGCCGATATTCAAGATGCCATTAATGCAACCGTTCGCCTTTTAGAAAACGCTCAAGAACGTGATACCATCCGTCAAAATGCTCGTCGAGAAGCTGAAAGGTGGGGATGGGCAGCTGCTACACGTCAGCTACAAGATTATTACCAAAAAGTGTTGATTACAGAAAACTTAGCAAAAGTAAGTTGA
- a CDS encoding phosphate/phosphite/phosphonate ABC transporter substrate-binding protein, whose protein sequence is MNQYAGFKRYLGERTKAKITLEPTFNENKAIERLESRAWSLVFAPPGIAAIAISRYQYIPLFPLIGVNNLRCVFITREDSNIRDLQDLQRKTVALGQLGSATGYYLPLYNLYGLTLAEILSAPTPRTIMEWVAEGKVAAGAVSMAEFNLYRSKFPGTKFRVLYTDPHYVPPGVVLMESTIESKRQEFIRKVMSEFPSTSAQEIGYIPNAQIPNYKYMISVVERVQPIASQLQSKPVQLFNKTI, encoded by the coding sequence ATCAATCAGTATGCTGGCTTTAAGCGTTATTTAGGAGAAAGAACAAAAGCTAAGATTACTTTAGAACCTACTTTTAATGAAAATAAGGCGATTGAGCGCCTAGAATCTCGTGCCTGGTCATTAGTATTTGCTCCACCAGGCATAGCAGCTATAGCGATTTCCCGCTATCAATATATTCCTCTATTTCCTTTAATTGGTGTAAATAATTTGCGTTGCGTTTTCATTACCCGCGAGGACAGCAACATCCGTGATTTACAAGATTTACAGCGTAAAACAGTAGCTTTAGGACAATTAGGGTCAGCGACAGGATATTATTTACCTCTTTATAATCTATATGGTCTAACGCTGGCGGAAATTTTGTCTGCACCTACACCAAGAACTATTATGGAATGGGTAGCTGAAGGAAAAGTAGCAGCTGGTGCTGTTTCTATGGCAGAATTTAATCTTTATAGATCAAAATTCCCAGGAACTAAATTTCGCGTCCTCTACACAGATCCACACTATGTTCCACCTGGTGTTGTGTTGATGGAATCAACGATAGAAAGCAAACGCCAAGAATTCATTCGCAAAGTTATGAGTGAGTTTCCTTCAACTTCGGCTCAAGAGATTGGCTATATACCCAATGCACAAATCCCAAATTACAAATACATGATTAGTGTGGTGGAACGAGTACAACCAATTGCTTCTCAATTGCAAAGTAAGCCAGTGCAGTTATTTAATAAAACAATTTAA
- a CDS encoding cation:proton antiporter — protein sequence MLFSILWILIMGFFAGQLARRLTAPPLIGMILVGIILGPQVRNLISQDVLGAADELRTVAVTIILMKAGLGLDREKLAQQGSVALRLGFLPATTEAIAIAIASIIIFKFDFPTGLLLGCVIGAESPAVIVPGMLRLKSLGLGVTKGIPDAILTGSALSDVLLLLVFSLLLNFLSDGGVEQITLIGGFTLNAVYLLPIQILMQIVLGLFLGYLAARLLVLLLTKQNWTQNAVQDTVIAASLALFLVIIANTLPYFSGYLATMAMGFFLIELDAPLARRLRGGFDSLWVVAEIFLFVLLGATIQLQVLENILLPGILILSIGLFIGRMIGWYLSTLGSNWNWHERLFLLPGNSAKATVQAAIGAIPLAQGIAGGEIILAIAVLSILITAPLGAWATTVFAPKLLRRGEVDPTKVTIATRTLLLAAVDTSSLAIEVLTKVADLARRSNGEAIVLHVVNTSNQQDVEQIQAQAKQLLSDIRYKFLTITGAVPEEILRIAETYNATAIVMGKRGHQPWEKVLIGSVSQAVIENSSIPVILLDTRPKKN from the coding sequence ATGTTATTCAGCATATTGTGGATTTTAATCATGGGCTTTTTTGCGGGACAACTTGCCCGCCGCTTAACAGCACCCCCTTTAATTGGGATGATTTTAGTTGGGATTATTCTTGGCCCTCAAGTCCGTAACCTCATCAGTCAAGATGTGCTTGGTGCTGCGGATGAATTGAGAACGGTGGCGGTGACAATTATCCTGATGAAAGCTGGACTGGGATTGGACAGGGAAAAACTGGCTCAACAGGGAAGTGTGGCATTGCGCTTGGGATTTCTACCTGCAACAACCGAAGCGATCGCCATTGCTATTGCTTCTATAATTATTTTTAAATTCGATTTTCCTACTGGTTTACTTTTAGGCTGTGTCATCGGTGCTGAGTCGCCGGCTGTAATTGTGCCAGGGATGTTGAGGCTGAAAAGTCTAGGCTTGGGAGTCACAAAAGGAATTCCCGATGCCATCTTGACTGGTAGTGCCTTATCTGATGTCTTGCTATTACTTGTCTTTAGTTTATTGTTGAATTTCTTAAGTGATGGTGGTGTTGAGCAAATCACTCTTATAGGAGGATTTACATTAAATGCAGTGTATTTACTCCCCATCCAAATACTCATGCAAATCGTCTTGGGGTTGTTCTTGGGGTATTTAGCTGCTCGGTTATTAGTTTTGCTATTAACAAAACAAAACTGGACTCAAAATGCCGTTCAAGATACCGTAATTGCCGCTAGTTTAGCTTTATTTTTAGTAATTATTGCTAATACTCTACCTTACTTCTCCGGCTATTTAGCAACAATGGCGATGGGATTTTTCTTAATTGAATTAGATGCTCCCTTAGCGAGAAGATTACGCGGCGGATTTGATAGTTTATGGGTAGTAGCGGAGATTTTTTTGTTTGTCTTGTTGGGGGCAACAATTCAACTACAAGTTTTAGAAAACATCTTGCTACCAGGAATATTAATCCTGTCCATTGGTTTATTTATTGGTCGAATGATTGGTTGGTATCTTTCAACTTTGGGGAGTAATTGGAACTGGCACGAAAGACTGTTTCTGCTACCAGGAAACTCAGCTAAAGCCACAGTGCAAGCCGCCATTGGGGCAATTCCCCTAGCCCAAGGTATTGCGGGAGGAGAGATAATTTTAGCGATCGCTGTCCTTTCAATTCTCATTACTGCACCCTTGGGCGCTTGGGCAACAACTGTCTTTGCACCCAAATTGTTAAGGAGAGGAGAAGTTGACCCTACAAAAGTGACAATAGCTACACGTACTTTATTGCTAGCAGCAGTAGATACATCAAGTTTAGCCATAGAGGTTTTAACCAAAGTTGCAGATTTAGCACGACGCAGTAACGGTGAGGCGATCGTGTTACACGTAGTCAATACCTCGAATCAGCAAGATGTTGAACAAATACAAGCACAAGCAAAACAGCTATTATCCGATATTAGATATAAATTCCTCACTATTACTGGTGCTGTTCCCGAAGAAATTCTTCGCATTGCCGAGACATATAATGCAACGGCAATTGTGATGGGAAAACGAGGGCATCAACCTTGGGAGAAAGTACTCATCGGCTCAGTCTCCCAAGCAGTCATCGAAAATAGTTCCATTCCCGTCATCTTGCTGGACACCCGGCCGAAAAAAAATTAA
- a CDS encoding zinc metalloprotease HtpX has translation MGNQFKTLALLAALSGLLIAISYWVIGGSSGLIIGIGLAAVTNLLSWYQSDKIALAVYRAQPVSESQAPRLYRMVQRLSQRANIPMPGVYIVPGQTANAFATGRDPEHAAVAVTEGILNILPEDELEAVIAHELTHIINRDTLTQAVAATVAGAISFLAQMVSYSLWFGGIGGRDNERGGNPLGVLLTVVLAPIAATIIQLAISRTREFSADAGSARLTGNPRALARALQRLEAAARQIPLNANPAFEPLLIINSISGQFLGNLFSSHPSTEARVQALLKLEKQLPTIA, from the coding sequence ATGGGAAATCAATTTAAAACGCTTGCTTTGCTTGCTGCCCTCAGTGGCTTACTAATTGCTATCAGTTATTGGGTAATTGGCGGTAGTAGCGGCTTGATTATTGGCATTGGCTTGGCGGCAGTGACAAACCTGCTGTCATGGTATCAATCAGATAAGATTGCCTTGGCAGTTTACCGCGCCCAACCTGTGAGTGAAAGTCAAGCGCCAAGACTTTATCGTATGGTGCAAAGATTATCACAACGTGCTAATATTCCCATGCCAGGAGTGTATATTGTTCCAGGTCAAACTGCTAATGCTTTTGCGACAGGAAGAGATCCAGAACACGCGGCGGTGGCTGTCACCGAAGGTATTTTAAATATATTGCCAGAAGATGAATTAGAAGCGGTCATTGCCCACGAACTTACACATATTATTAACCGCGACACGTTAACACAAGCTGTAGCCGCTACTGTTGCCGGTGCTATCTCTTTCTTGGCGCAAATGGTGAGTTATAGCTTATGGTTCGGCGGAATAGGTGGACGAGATAACGAAAGAGGCGGAAATCCTTTAGGTGTTTTGTTAACTGTTGTGCTTGCACCTATAGCAGCTACTATCATTCAGCTAGCTATATCCCGCACTAGAGAATTTTCTGCTGATGCTGGTTCTGCCAGATTAACAGGTAATCCCCGCGCCCTAGCCCGCGCATTACAAAGACTAGAAGCCGCAGCGCGACAAATACCTTTAAATGCTAACCCAGCTTTTGAGCCGCTATTAATTATCAACTCCATTTCTGGGCAGTTTTTAGGTAACTTATTTTCCAGCCATCCATCCACCGAAGCAAGAGTTCAAGCACTGCTGAAGTTAGAAAAACAACTGCCGACAATAGCTTAG